From the genome of Trichosurus vulpecula isolate mTriVul1 chromosome 6, mTriVul1.pri, whole genome shotgun sequence:
caggcaggccatttaacctctgtcagcctcagtttcctgagctgtaaGATGGCAATAGTGAGGTTGCCTaattctcagaattgttttgaaaataaaacgtgatatttttaaaatactttgcaaatattaatctACAAAAATGGCAGCTAGTTACCTTCATTCATGGAATATGCCAAAATTAAAACCTTTTTAAATGATGAGATGTTAAAGAGATAGTGGAAAGAATCTATAGTGCTTAAGTATGATTTCCTCTGTCCTTATGTTCAACATAAACTCTTCCTACTGACATACTAGTCTTTAACAAGACAGTGGAAAAATGTTTAATGTTTAAGACTATCTTAGAAATAATGCTGCCCTTGACCATTTCCATATAATTTTAGAttgtctgaaaaataaaaataacacatgATATTAAAAGACTCAATGTGACAGAGACATGATTTTCATTATGAAGAAATAGAATTTCCACCATAAACAGAGCCATAATCTTTGAATGACTGctgaggaagaaagaatttgTCACAATCAAGTAAAACATCTGTGTTTATTGAAGAACAGCACATGAGTGGTACACTttagaaaaatacatttatatcCAGAATTCTCTGCTCCTTGGTATGTAACACATCACAGGAGGGAAGACATGTATAGGACAAGCTTAGCTCTAAATAATCCTGATCGCTCTGGGTTTGATTCTGGGGTGTTTCTTTGATGGAGGCTAGCTGGAGGCTTGGAAAGGACCTCGGGAGCTATCTCATCTAATTCCTTGCAATTTAGGGATGAGGGATCTGAAGCCCAGGAGGGCTGAGTGACTCATTTGCGGTTACACAGCGGGTAaccatcaaaggtgggatttcgCCTTAAGTATGCTTTGCCACACAGCCTCTGGCACACAGCATAACGCAGACCATCACTTGGCTTTCTTTTGCTACAATTTATTAAGATGGAGGGAATCTTTAGGCTCACCaagtcccattttttttttgcttaagatGTGACCAAAAAGTTCACTTGCACATGACTTTGTTCACACACTCCAACTGAAATTATGTGAATTTCCTGGGcagctttccttccaagtaaTTTCAGAAATGTGCAGGTGGAGAAAAGAGCCCTTGCTTCCCCTCCTAACTCATGCCAGCTGCTCATGTCCAAACTACTCTTCCATTTAGAGGAAAGTCTTAGTGTGAGAATTGGGGTTCCTGCATGGTTGGTCCTCTAGCATTGGTTGAAATTGGGTGCGGCCTTGATAGAAAGAACCtttaaatatttctgataaattTATTTACTAATATTGATCAAGGATATGTAAATCAAGCACTTGGGTATATATCCTTAGAGAGAAGCTAATGTGTTGCTGGATTGCTGCAGAAAGATCATTTTGCCTCTTTATTTCTAAGAAGGGAGTGTCTAAAAAAGAGTATTTCAtcagaacaaaaacaattaataaaagaaatgaggatTCACAACAGGAAGGAAGGCAAGCCCAGATGATCTTATCTGGAATCCTGGCGTTGTTTCTCTATATTCGCTTTTGGTGTGGTAGCCTTGTTTCTAAGGAGCAAATGAATTAAtactaattaataaataaatctacAGCTAAATaacagtctttattttttttaaaaaagaactcttTTCCCActagaaacaaaacaagacaaaagaaaCTGAACATAAAACCACCAGTTCTTGTTCAACGGACTGATGTAATAGGTGAGATTCTTTTAAAAGGAATgtaaattggattagatgatcatGAAAAGCTGATTCATTCTATAGGATCAGTGTGGGAAATAGAATCTTTAAATTCCCAAAGAGCAATGTTCTGAGTTTAAAAGTAAGTGATATCCAATTGGCCTACctttttaaatatctgaagacatCTTCTAACCATTTGTGCGTTGGAGACACACATACTTTCCTCCCAGTTCGCAATGTGactctgaaaaaaacaacaccgaaaaaataaattctgaaaGTATTGCTTTTCAATCCTAAAGTCACACCTCTATCAAATGACAGTTTGGCAAGGATAAAGCAGATGACGGGTTATACTATGGGGTATGAATTATAGCAGATGGTCAGGAGGGAATTAAGAAAAAAGATGTCTTCTATAAACTTTTTATGAAAAAGCTGTGGGCATGGAGGGCCTGTCCAGCAGTGAACCTAACCTCTATAAGACAGCTGTTGTATCACCGGTTAATGCCATTGAACATAGCATCATTCTCTGTGAATGTATACGAAAagccaatatttttcttttattaatgtgGCAGTCGAGGAGAAGGTAGGTTCCTGGTAAATAGAGgctaaaagaattaaaattttcaGAGCCAAGGAGGTTGTGCCTATTTTAATAACATAAAGAGACCAATGCTATGGTTGCATGCAGtgtttacagaatcacagaacattagccttaaaagggacctcagagaccatctagtccaacacgtTCATTTCAGAATCATTCATTTTCAtagtgtcatagatttagagattctAGGGGTGTCAAAGGTCATGTTGCCTAACCTCCTCAccgtacagatgaggaagctgaaacaaGCCCATCGCTGAGGCTACACTTGAAGCCTTCCCATTTTGGTCAAATTGTCCAGTGCTCTGTTGGCATAATCTTTAAGAACCCAGGGTCTCATCTAAGCCATGATTCTGTATCTGAGCAGGAGTTTAGTGGAGAATGGTATTATTCTTCAGTGTTTGGATGGATCTATGATCACATTGATGTGGGTACTACTTCCacaaatcaatcagtaagcatttattaggtgcctactatataccaagcactatAATAAACACAGAACAGATCACAGttcatctctgccttctcatcctatgtATCTCTTCTGTGTGTCTAACCCTAAATTCCTTACttctcagagggaaaaaatattaaacttATATAGCCTGGAATCATGAGTGTTCTGTTAAAAGAGACCTTTGGAGGCAGTGAATAGACCAGGGGTTCtaaatatttggattttttttggtgtgtgccTCATGAACCCCTtctgaaaatgacattttttaggggcataaaataaaatacatgggattacaaaggcagccaattatattgaaatgcagttatcaaaatattttttaacaaataaattcCCAGACTCCTGGCCTAGACCTCTGATTTAGACCCATAGAACCATTGCCTCCGATGCCCTGAGTGCGATTCtccaccattaaaaaaaagtgctgctttcTGTTCCTTTGGATTGGAGAAGAGAGTAAGTTTTGACAAAAGCTCAGAGGATTATTTTGCAAATGGCGGAAGATACACAGATTGATTTTCCTACACCAGAAAATAGTGAGGAGCAAAGCAACTTCCAACACCTGGGGAAGACCAGAAGACAAATAACTTAGgacaggggtgggcaacctgcagccttgatggatgcagtcaaagggccacacttgaggacctagagggccacatgtggcctcgaggccacaggttccccacccctgacccagGAAAAGCTTTTGCCTTGGAAGGCATTCAAGACAAGCAAGGATTAACTTCATTTCAGTTAATGGAATTAGGAGAAGGATTTTCTTACTTGCTACCTACATGCATTCTGTATTTCGGCAGGCTCCTTTAGGTGGCGAGATAACTATTGTACTGATGGAGCGGAGAGGGACGCCTTCCGCTGTCTTCAAGCACTTGCACTTATGGCTGGCATCATTGGTCTCTAGAATACCTatggccattaaaaaaaaaaacaaacccaacaacaCCCAGTTTATTCTGATAATTACAAGTTCTGAAGTACATGCCAAAGGATTGAATGACATCCTGGACAGCTCAGGAGGTTGAAATGTTAAGTTCTTGCTTCTGACCCTGTTTCTTCTTGGTTTTAAAATTACTGAGTCAAGCCTAGTCAGATTGCTTCAAGACTcactaaaaaaaatgagaaggaaaaaataactcTTCCAGGCACTGCATTTTGTTAACTCACCGAACTAACTGCTTCCATCTATGAGCATTATAATTGAAAGGTTCTTGTCAAAGTATACTCTTACATGATAAGGTTTGGAACATTTAAATTCTTGATATTTTGTATAGGGTTATGTGACTTCCTTAGGAATACTTCATAGGATATCTTAGAATAGGACTTGGAATGCCTAACTTTGTGAAGTTCTACACTATTTTGCCCTGTTCCCTGTTTCTTTGTTGATAATATTACACGTGATCTGCAATGGAACAGATGAGCCCAAGTAAATCAGATGAACTAAACCTAAGCATAAGATGTGATTCAAAACATTCCATTTGAACTGTTATCAAGGATGTCCTGCAACACTCAGTTTCTATTCAATAGTTTAAAATTTCAATTActactttattgtatatttaaaaggaatagcaagttgtacataatagatttgcagcttcacatgtaattatatttttattatactatgttatataaggaaatgtttgttttaaatataataataaatataataaaataactttaaaaatttcaattactactttattatatatttaaaaggaatagcaagttgtacataatagatttgaatTTTCATgtacaaatattcttttttaattatataatattatggGAATACTTATAttccaagaattaaaaataaaataaatttttaaaaaatttcaattctTGATGCCAAAGCTATTTGGAGACACCAGTGATTGATGTTGGTAAGTGAtgatttttggatctctttcccTGCCTGGCTTTCTTCTCCCTCATGTTCAAAGTGATTCCTCTCATAATTTGTGCTGCTTCCTGAAATATCTACCTTTTAGGGAAGTACACTGAACCCTGGGAGAATCTGATTCATTTTAGTCTTAATTGTTGTTAAGTAGGACAcagtaaatttgcagtttcatgtgcaatcaacTTTTTTAtgatactgtgttatggaaatgcttgttttattccataaattaaaaatcaataaattagtCTTAACTAAGTATACCCTATTCAGCAGAGAGAGTGACTTGATTCTAAATATCTCTTCCCCAgcccatttaacttttctttttaaggggacagccagaaaaagacAAGTGAAAGTTCTTACCTTGGACTAAAGAGTTATTCAGGACCAGGAGCAGAACCACAACCACAGAAGCAGCAGTGGATTTCATTGTGGCTTgacaagggaggaggaggagtcagGCTTGATTCACAATCTGAATCTGGATCTGAATCTCATCTGGGCTCTCTTCAGGACCAGAGCCTCCTATTTATTTACACTAATGAGGATCCTCCCACTGCCCCGGTCTCCAGTGGGCCAGCTGTGTCATCAATCTTTGAAACCTAAAAATGTTATTGCTGAACTGGCTTTTCCCCAAACGTCCTTCACACACTTGCTGCCTTTGCTGCACATCATTGTCAGCACAAgtttccattattattattattattagaaatatGGGCTATACATTCTTAGAATGTAGAAGGcaatgctaaaaaagaaaaagaagtgatggGTTAGGGGAGCAAAGAAAGACAGATCCTGAGAAGTTCAGGCCCCTATGACTAGTATATCAAGTGAATGTATGTGGCAAGGGCAAACAAGCCTGTTGCTAGACTATTCAGAGTTCTAAAGCAGCTGGTGGATGTAGTACCCAATCtggactgaattcaaatccagcctcagacctttgctagctatgttaccctgggcaagtcactgtctgcctcagtttcttcatatgtaaaatgagataattctaTGCACCTCCCAGGCttactgttgtgaggatcaaatgggataaacTTTGTAATGTGCTCTAACAACACTAAAGTACTCTACAACTAGATCCTGGTTAGTGACAACAATAAATCCTCTGAAGTGGGTGCCTATATTCAAATTTGAACTATTCAGTTATAATTaggtaaaatatggtcattggtaTCAGCCTAATGGAAGTAGGCAGTGTAGTACATGCTGGAGCAATATACCCACTTCACGAGACTCAGTGTTCTCATTAATTGGGACCTGTATAAATGTTTTGATGATGTTAACAATGATGGTGGGGAAGGTCCTCTTTTCCAGTCAAATTTTCCCACCTTTTCTTTCTTAGGCTAATAAAAGCTAtgctttttctccatttccatggtgagcaggagaaagaaatgtattATTTGGGAAAGATGAATGTTGGTCCCTCTGAAGAAGCAAAACTTGCTCACTGTTCAAAATGATTAAAATTGTTCAGCAAAAACTTCCAAGGGAGATTTGCGAATTTGTTTTTCTCACAGAATGTTTCAAAGAGCTGTTTGGCTTACACCTTGTACACACAGTCCGAAGAAATTCCAGCTGCATCTGTCTGGGTTCTGCAGTCCTCAGTTTACTTTCTCCTTATGTCCATTTATTTAGTCCAGAGTTTTTTACGGTAAAGCCTGCATAAATAAGTTTAGTCCAGTTTAGCTTCTGCTCGATCTCCCTTCTTAACCCTGACTCTCCCAGAGGCTGATTGTggaaagaagaattgaaaactttctcatttctgttcctcGGACAAGACCTTttacctcctgactccaggcattttcactggctgtcaatGCCTGGAAATCTGTTCCTCCTTTTTGTTGCCTTcagcttccctgccttccttcatgtACCACCTAAAATTCTAGTTTTTACAAGAACTGtttcctgatccttcttaatGCTGGTACCATCCTTTTATTTGTTATCTttaatttatcctgtagataTGCTGTTTGTTTCTAGCTGCCTTCATATTGTCTCTttccttagattgtaagcttctcgagggcagggattgttttttggttgctgttgttttgccttttttatatccccagaacttagcacagtgcctggcacatatggggttcttaataaaatgcttgttgactgactaagaGTACTCATCTAATGGTGGACCCATACCATACCATCTTCTTCCTGTGTGAAGGTTGGTCTCATCTGTCTTTGAGTCAGAAAATAACCACAATGATGCCAGCTCCCTTTCATATAGTGCCTTAACCTATGTGAAACACCTTCTTCTCAAtagccctgggaaataggtggtAGAAGCATGATGAAATTCTCCAGACCTCACCcacatcctcatctgtaaaatctttcCATCAAACTGGCTTTCTCACATGTGGCTTTCTCCTGGCATTCCTGTACCACTCCTGGTCAAGTGTATCCAGATGCATCCCTGGTTTAGTTCGGAGTTTACTTCATCTGGCCCCTTGCAATAAGATAGTAGAAGAGAGGTTTGCACTAGTGGTAAGGTATTACAGAAGGATGTGGTTGCCTTGATGGAGTTTTCCAGTATGCTAGACTGAGTAAGAATGCCTAGAAAGGGGTCATTCTAGAGTTGTCACCATATTGGAGCACTAAACCACTCACCGTTCTCTTACCACCTAGctagctaggtggagcaatagatagagctctgagcctgcaatcaggaaggcctgaattcaaatctggtctcagttacttcctagctatgtgacctggggcaagacaCCTGacctctgtttggctcagtttcctcaacagtaaaacgGAGATAAGAGttcttacctctcagggttgttgtgaagatcaaatgaaataatatttggtaaaaaacaaaatgaaacatttagtacagtgcctggcacatagtaggaactgtataaatgcttattcccttcccgtAACTATTTTTAGGACCCCATTAGGACaaaatctggagaaagaaatggtaaactgtTCCACtgtctaaatggggtcacaaagactcaggcatgactgaaaacgactgcaTATCACCCCTGGTCCCATCTCATGCTTTTAACTAACTTGTAACCCAAATTAGCCATTTGAGAATGCTGGTGCATTGTTTCTGTAACGTTTTCTGGGTTTTGTATGATCACGAGCAAACAGAATGAACCAGTGTAAAATACCTGCATGAGTCTCtatttcaaggagaaaatgctagaGGAAGATTAGTTGAAGGAAGTAGTCTGGAGAAGAAGAGTTAGGTAGAATATAGTACTTGACATAAGTATTTGAAGTATTTTCATGTGaaagaatgagatttttttttctctgcttggTTCAGGAAGGCAGAAACTGGTAGCAATGGGAGAGTAGTTTCAGGCTCaatgtcagggaaaacttcctaacaatgtaAAGGTGTCCCACCTCTACAAAGTGTCCTCTTGAGAGGAGGAATTCAAACAAAGACTGGAGGATCACTTGTTAGAGATGGAGAAGTGGAaattcctgttcaggtacaggttggaccagatgacctggGAGATGTCTTCCAAAACCCAAATTAGCAGAATGTTTTAAAAGACTGCTCCGAAGCAATTGGAAAAGGCAATGAAGGAAGGTTTTAAAAAGACTGGGATAAACTCACCAGTgagatggattttttaaaaaaaaatcaatttcattacTCATGGTGATGGCAATTTGCCAcatggctgctaggtggcactatTTCTTGTAAAAGTGATTTCTGAAATGAAGGGTTTCCTTAGGTAAACCCACCTCTGGATCAGACACAGTCATTCTGTAATGTTATTTCAATGACTAAATCTGTGTAATTGATTTTTTCTAAGGAATGGACTATTTCTTTGATGTTTTTCAAGATGGATTGATTAGATTAAAATGTTaacacaggaaggaaaaaaacccctaaaaatCTGGAATAATCAGACAAATTTTGGGTTAAATCCAAATCTTTTGGCCCCTGAGATTGCAAAATCATGTTCATGTTTCACTTTATTGGCAAGGAATCACACTAGGTCTCGGTAGCAACAGTATCTGAGCTCTCTGAAATTAGAAAGCAttctaagaaaacaaaaactaccACATACCAACATAGAAAGAACCTCAACTTTCcaggctttaaaaaaatgctccCAATTTCTCCACACTCATTAAATGAAAAGAGAACATAGGCTGGATATGTGGTGAAAGCAATGGGTGATGATTGGAGGGTCCCTTGCCTCCATTGTGATTGTAAGAATAATTGAGAAATTCCTTGAGCAAGCTGGGGTGGAAGccctgttgtttgtctttcattcttgaagagcatcatgacatcagaaagatggtggcatgacttgcaagtgaatcggatttaagtgagtgaGGGCTacgcaaggttaccagcctcactttttcctccagagccacctgggtccggtggccagatgtagatcaggGCACCTGGAGATGGCTGCCAGAAGCCCTGTAGTGAATGTATGGGAGGATGGATAAAAGAATTGTAGAGGGTAGGTGGGCAAGGATGAATTGTTTTCTGTATTGCTGGAAGAAACATTTACTTTGATCAGTTCACAGATCCACCGGAATGGTCAAGATATTTTGAAGTGTGACACacatagaaatgaagaaatattcaCCTTATCTGTCTCTCCCCTTTTAGTTCTAGATGGGGAAATGCATCCTCTggatatgaaaaggtaaacaagacaaaacaaaactcgAAGATCTAAGTCCATCTCagattcttattttttattaacCAGCAGTTGTCAAATTAGGAAGCTGAACcagacatatatgtgtgaattTAAGGCCATCCAGGCCACATCCCCAAATGGGCTTATGACTCAGCCTTTAGAGAATCTCAGAGTATGTAATGGGTACTTTCTTGTGTCTTTTAACACTTATTAAAGCTGAGTCCTGAAGTTACATAGTgactaaaatatttttcttatataaaaaattcattttgaacttaagcATCAAATAGGAGCATTTCCATATGTAGAACACAAAAGAGGGTTTTCTATGAAATTGTGAATCTTCATttcataatacttttttttaaaaattccctatATTACTTCGAAAACTCTCCTGCTTGTctgttcttcctctgaaacttccttctgtgcatttttggaagaaaaaaaccccacttttaaaaaatagtaaaaaatccATTAATAACAAATATAAACACAGTGAAGCAAAATGAATTAACGtagtggccatgtccaaaaatgcctGTCTCTTTCTGAACCTTGTGCCCATTGTCTCTCCGTCAGGAGAAAGATAACACGCTTGATCATAGGTGCTCTGGTCATTGCCCTAATCAGTtaagtttttaaaatagtttttctttaaaatttttttaattaaaattctttttctttgttcaaaATTTAAATtgcttaaaatttaaaattgtttttctttacaatgttgcttaCCTTGTACAAATGCTTTTCCTGTATCTGTTCAATTCATTCTGTATCTAGTTATACTATGCTTGATTCTCTGACATTGTCTTTGCCAATTCTTACAGTGCAattttattccattatatttatatgtcacAATTTAgccagccattccctaattgtcTAAGAGGCAAACTAGGCACCCCTTTAGATTCcaggtatttttctttcttttcctcctctcttcaggACTGGGaaatatatttctcttggagTTATTCTTTCCCtgatattattttcccttttaacaGCCtcctcatccccactttttttcctATGGTGTTTGATGCATCTACACTAAACTCTGTATGTGTATTAAACCCTCTTTTGTCTGATTCAGTTAAGACTGGGGTCTATCTAATGCCTACatacctctccccttcctctgtgtttgtatattcttctctcacacCCCAGTTATGAGAAATAGATATCTCTGTCCTCCCTATGTTCCTCCTTTCTTTACTAGAGTATTCCTtttactcttccttctctttcccctcttaaaaCCCTCAGAATAGAACCAATTTACCTCACCAGGGCTTCCACTTTCCTTATTTGACTCCCTTAATATCCTTTGAAGACAGGTGAGAGGGACTGAATTTGAGCAATGGCTGTTTGAGCagagaaaagaggacagagtTAAGAAATATCATAGAGATTGAAACAAAATTTGGAAACTGATTGCTTTACTAAACATCTATTGTACCATGTCatgtttaaaatatacatattttattttttaaaaaatgaatgttaaattttttacgtgtaattgggaaacatttaatgaaataaaatatattggaaaaatagATACATGTTTAAAAATTTGTGTAATCTGAG
Proteins encoded in this window:
- the CXCL13 gene encoding C-X-C motif chemokine 13, whose translation is MKSTAASVVVVLLLVLNNSLVQGILETNDASHKCKCLKTAEGVPLRSISTIVISPPKGACRNTECIVTLRTGRKVCVSPTHKWLEDVFRYLKRNKATTPKANIEKQRQDSR